TCCCACACTCACCTAAGGCTCATGGGACACTGTTATTTACCATCGTACCTGGAATTCAAGTATTCTCTTGGCACCACAGGGACAATCTGGAATATCCTTTTCTTGAGGGATCTTTTCACCAGAAATCCAGATGGGGGTAATACCTCTGCCATACCTGAGAATCTAAAAACCAATGAGGACGTTATCAGCACCTCACACGCCGTGTCCACTGGCAATACCATCTGCAGATCATTTAGACAAACTGCCTGGTCTTACACTTGATGGAGCTCTGATCCAAAGGCATTTTAATTCCTCCATCAGACCTGGCTGTGTCAGCGAGCACCACTGAAGCCTTCTCCATTTCCTCAAAACAATTAGTTGAGGTGACTTAAGAGGATACAACAATGTTACCTGACCCAGTTGAGGGTTCTACTCCCTGACACAGTGGATCTGCTGTGAAGGGCCTACTGCCTGATTCTCCACGTGCAAGATGCTGCCCAGGGCATGTCACCCTCACACACAGAGGGAGCCTTCAGCTTTTAAAAAGGGACAAAtgtggcaggtgccgtggctcacttggctaatcctctgcctgtggtgccggcaccccaggttccagtcctggttggggtgccggattctgtcccagttgctcctcttccactccagctctctgctgtgcctcaggaaggcagtggaggatggcccaagtgcttgggccctgcacccgcatgggagaccaggaggaggcgcctggctcctggctttggatccgcgcagtgcaccggccatagcggccatttggggggtgaaccaacggaaaaaggaagacctttctctgtttctaactctgcctgtccaaaaaaaaaaaaagtgacaaatgtGCCAGTCACTTAACCAgcacaggttaagtcactgcttgcaacactggcatcccacactggagcaccagcAGTttggtcccggttgcccctctttccaatccagttctctgctaatgtgcctaggaaagcagcagcagatggtccagaggcttgggcccctgccacccaggtgggagacccagatggagttccaggctcttcagtctggcccagacttggccactgtggccaactgggaagtgactCAGTGAGTCAAAGAactttctctatctttccctctctctcctgtcactctacctttcaaataaataaatattaaaaaaggaaaaataaatacaaaatataaaacttgGATACTTATTTGACTCAGTGACTGGTTTAAAGGAATTTAATTATCTTTAGTGATTTATGTTGACAATGAGGGAAGTTAATGGGAATAATGTTTTAATGTTATATTGTTCTGTAAGCCAGTGAAAATTGTCAAAAATAATCTCCTCCTCCCCTGTGATGCCTAATTCTTGTGCAACATCTCATTCATCTCCCCTCCCCAGTGCTTTCTTTAGAAAACGAATCCTTTCTTTTAGAAAATGATAAATAGCATCTCCAATATACAGTAAGTGGATCCTAACTGCAAAACACCTTTTGGTGTGGCCCATCTGTGTAAAGGATTCCtataataagatttaaaaaaaaaaaaaaaaaaaaaaaaagcttgctttGATAAAGGCCCCTGAGGAAAAGACCTGTCACTTCTTAGAGGTTGCACTCTTAAGTCAATGCCTGTAAAGAGCCTACTAGGAGGGACAGCTTGTTTTACCTGTTCTGGTTCAACAGATATCTGAGTTTTAAATTTCTGGAAAATTTTATCCTCCTGGGATTCATGCTTTGCCATGGAATCTAGTTCTTCCTCAAGTGCTTCTCCTGAAAAATCAATGCCAACAGTTAAGAACAGGAACACACCTGCTGAGGGATCCTGACTACAGTCAGCTTTCTCTGGTGCTCACTTCTAGGTACACAACGAAACATTATTGCCTATGCAGGTTTCATCCCAATCATATACCCAAGTCAAGGGCTCACATTATTGGGTACCCAGCAAATGTGAACCCTTCTTATCACTGCCATCTGTAAGCCATTTGCTCTCCAGCTGCAAGTATTCAAATGtctttcacatttcttttccCATCTTGTATACTTAGTCATTGAATGCCCATTTCCTTTTCCACACTCATTCCTGGAATTCCCGCCACCCTGAATCACATCACTGCTGTCCCAACAGGCTGGTATTTGTCAGTGTATCCTTTATTCTTTGTAAGGTATATCAAAGTGTACTCTTGATACTCTCTGAGTCAGAGAAATGGAAGATATTGATGGTGCTCACTGGCACAGTCAGGTCTGATGGAGACCTATAGATTCACGCTCCAGCTCATCTATAAGCCAAGTTTCACTGTCACCCCCTTGAGGGCACTTGCCTCCTCCTGCCTGTCACTGGGAACTCAAATTCAACTCTCAGCCAGGACATAGCTACCTCCAGAAAGCAGTTTTCACTTCCTTTTTGGAGATTTTAAATACCAAAGTAGAAATAGTGGGataggcattgtgacacagcaggttagctcctgtttgggatgcccacatctcatatcatagTGCTGGTTACTCAGTTTCTGATCTGGTTTCCTGCatacacacctgggaggcagaagatggctcaaatacttggcccAAGtactccctgccatccacatgggagacccagatggagctgtggctactggcttctgcttggtccagcctcagctgtagGGAGTGACCAAGCAGACAGAGTAACTCTGTTtttccctgtcactttgcctttcaaatttttctcTAAAACAAAGGTAGAAATACCATAATGAACCACCATCATTTCAAGTCTCACGCCTCTTCAACAGTATATCCCTTAACTCAGTTTCTCTGAATGAAACCCCAGGCATCACTTCCTCAGTGACTGACAGTTATGTGCCCCAAGAGCAGgctctttccctttgttttctaattttcaaaatcaaGAGCTTGTTGTTTAGTATTCTACAAAGTTgataactgaatttttaaaaaaggatcatTCTGAACCCATCACTGGGATCACATCAGATGTGTTCCAATCACTGTAGTCAGCGTGTGGGGCTCAGGCTGTCTATCCCTTGTCAAAGAAGCCCCACCACATGTCAGAGTCCTGACCTGACCCCAGTGATTGTTCTGGTAGGACCACATTCCCACATTATGTGAACAATCCCTATGCCCCTTTTGTAATCAAATCTCCAAAGAGCTTGGAGTTCCCTTTCAAGACACAAACACCCGGAACACCCACCATTATGAATCACTTGTACTTCCTGAGCCTTTACAAATGGATCAAATATCTGATACAATACAAATTCAGACCAATAAGGTTTCTATTTAATCTTACATACTGCCAATACTCAGACAACCATCTCAAAATATCTACAGCAACACTACCAGCAATATGCTTCCTGAAAACATTGATATATTCTTTTGAGTTTTCACTCCTGGAGTACATTTCATTAGGAAGGTACTTTCAGATTAACGTGAAGTCATATAGAATACTTCTTTGTGTGGCTGTGACCAACGGtatggtttcatttatttttgattagCAGGGACTGCTTTTTAAAACTTAGTTTCACTTTGTATTGACATCCCACAGTCACATCTCATGAAGCAAGGGGCATTCAAAGTCCAGCCTCTATACTCATCCCCCTCAACTCCCTACCGCTCCCGCTCTCCTGAATCTAAGCATTTTCAGGAtgtatcctttctttttttttttttaatttattttttatttttttttttattttttttttgacaggcagagtggatagtgagagagagagagacagagagaaaggtcttcctttttgccgttggttcacccttcaatggccgctgcggccggtgcatcttgctgatccgaagccaggaaccaggtgcttctcccggtctcccatgcgggtacagggcccaaggacttgggccatcctccactgccttcccaggccatagcagagagctggcctggaagaggggcaactgggatagaatccggtgccccaactgggactagaacccggtgtgctggcaccgcaaggcggaggattagcctgttaagccacggcgctggccaggatgtATCCTTTCTGAAAACCTATCAATATACACATACAAAACACGAGTGGCCTCTTGCAGGAAGTGACCTCACATGTGTCCCCATGGCACctatgctcggttagttgtcttGTGGGGTGGGGTTTAACTTCCCTAAACACTTTCTGGGCCTTCTCTACAAGACTGTGAGCACCTGCCTAGCCAGGCACTGCTGCTTCCCACCGAATCTGTTATCAAGCCCAAAGCTAATCATCAACTAAGACTCAAATATAGATACTTTTGGAATGTTTAAACCAGAAGTTGAAATTCTTCTAAATTAATGGTTGTTAAAAGCAAAAGTTTGGAGCAGGTGTTGTAGAGCagttggttaagatgctgcttgtgcTATGCACAGCTTGTACTTGAGTGctacttccagtcctggctgccccacttcccatctaccactctgctaatgcgcctgggacgcagatgatggctcaagtactcggaccctctgccacccatgtgggagatgcagatggagtcctggctctggactttggcctggctcagtcctgattGCTTTTGTGGCtgttaggggagtaaaccagcagatggaagattactctatcactgtgcctttcaaataaatatttttagaaaaatgttgaccccccccccacacacacacacacaaaaaaagcattAACGTCACCAAGACCTAGGGTCAAGTTTTGTGATCAAAGCACGTTATGATCAGATCTCTATTTCCACACCTGTAAAATAGGGCAGAGTTTCTATGGTATTGGGCTGctgtcaggatttttttttttttttttaattttaatgatttgtttatttattacagagaaagaggtcttccatctgctggttcactccccaaatggccgcaacaaccagagccgAGCCCATGCAAAGCCGggacttccaggtctcccacacaggtgcagggctccaagcacttgggccatcttccactactttcctaggccattagcagagagctggattggaagaggagcagccaggacacagcccaGTGCCTAAatagcatgccagcactgcaggtggaagcttagcctactatgccacatcactggccctaggattttttttttttttttttttaaagagactgaACTCCCATTTCTGAAGcactccccccaaatgcccacaatgatacCAGGAGCTGAaagcacaatccaggtctcccatgtgcatggcaggaacccagttacttgagccatcactgttgcctcccaaggtccacactgataggaagctggagtaaggagccacagctgggaaccaaacccaggcactccagtttgaGACATGGGTTTCTTATccagtaggctaaatgcctgcccaatTGTCGGGATTTTAATGTGCTCATGTACAAACAACTCTCAGTACAGAATAGGTGCTGGCTATGATCTAACTACCTGTCAAGTCTCTTAGGTATTTGGTCAGCACAGGCACTTAACTGGAGTATGAACTTTCGATATTGACAAAACAGTGTCCCCAAAACAGAACGATACTGTGCTAGATTACCCTTACTGCTTCCACCTGAGGAACAGAAGAGGCGCTCAGAGGAATTCACATTTCTGGAATCCTATGCTCTGTCCTAATAGGGAGGAGAACCTACCCGATACATGCCAGGAAGAGAGGTATGGGAGGGGGCATTCACTTTCAGCAACACTAAAGATTACAGGCGACAGCTTCCAATGGGAGAATCTTTTCTTCCCACTCTTTTCTTGACATACGGAACCCTTTCAAGCTGTTTAATCCCTCAGTGAATAAAGTTCTGAAATTCTTACCCATGCTCTCTACAATCTCAGAGTCATCTTCCTTTTCCACAACTTCAGGCGTTATCTCATCTTCTGTTTCTATTACAATTTCAAATTCTGGAAAAAGGAATTTGTGGTCTGGAACTATATGGTCCAACTGATCTAAAACAGAAATTATTAGCATCATTAGTATTCATTCACTTTTGATGGTCTAATGATTTCCTACTTCTAAAGCACAGTCATGTGTTGCTTATGACCGGACATTTTCTGGACACTGTCATTATTTCACTGTGCACACAACATAGCATATACTCACTGAAACAATACATGTCACTCAGCATAACCTGTTGTGCACTCCAGAGCAGTGTGAGGCTGTGGACAGCCTAAAACACATGCTGTTTTATGGTAAACTTTTTCAAGTGTTGAGGGAGTACACTCTAAAATAGTGAAGAACAGCTAGTGCAGTACATTAAAAACCATGAGCACAGTTGTCATTTTCAAGTGTCATATGCTGTATTTAATTACACTGTACTTCATGACTGACAGTGCAGGCTTACTCACACCTGCACACCACAAACCTGTGAATAATATATTGCAGCATGACATGTGGGCAGCCATGTCGCTAAGCAACAGTAACTTTTCAGCTTTGTTCAACCTTATGGGACCCACCATTGCATACATGGTCCATCAGGGATGAAAATGGTATGTGCTGCAACTAATTACATCCCATTCCCTATGGTAACAGTTTTCCCTACTAAATTAATTTCAGAGTATAGGTCACCAGTTAAATGCCTGATGACACAACTGAGTGACTGAAAACTCAGAGCCTCTCCCATAAAAGCTGTTCTCATGGTACCAATTCCGAAAAGCAATGTatcttttctaatttaaaaattatcctgtAAATAAAATATCTGGGTTGACAGGAGCCATGAAACTGAGCTGAGACTCAGGGAGAGTGAGGACTCACCTGGCTGTGCACAAGCCTGCTTATGTCCCATCCTCCAGTCCAGCGCCTGATGCTCCCTGCTGCAGTAATGGGCCTTGTGGCATCGGGAGCAGGCCTTGGGGCCTAAACACCCACACACTCTGCAGAGGTGGGCGCCCGACTTCAGCTGGAGACACACAGAATCGCCTGTCCCTGGGGGAGGATCCTCAGGAGGAGGATCGTATGAGTAAAAGTCATTTTTCCTAGGTAACTGATTCCTGAAAACTAAGAATGAAGAGAAACCTTATAAATATCTTAAGCAGGGCAAGATTCTAATATTCCAGCTTTTATTTCACATGAGACTCAAGactctcattttaaaaagagagaaagctaagtttttttctttcaggaa
The sequence above is drawn from the Lepus europaeus isolate LE1 chromosome 3, mLepTim1.pri, whole genome shotgun sequence genome and encodes:
- the PDCD2 gene encoding programmed cell death protein 2 isoform X1; protein product: MAALRSAAVELGFAEEAPAWRLRSEQFPSKVGGRPAWLGAAGLPGPGALACGLCGRPLAFLLQVYAPLTGRADAFHRSLFLFCCREPPCCAGLRVFRNQLPRKNDFYSYDPPPEDPPPGTGDSVCLQLKSGAHLCRVCGCLGPKACSRCHKAHYCSREHQALDWRMGHKQACAQPDQLDHIVPDHKFLFPEFEIVIETEDEITPEVVEKEDDSEIVESMGEALEEELDSMAKHESQEDKIFQKFKTQISVEPEQILRYGRGITPIWISGEKIPQEKDIPDCPCGAKRILEFQVMPQLLNYLKADSLGCSVDWGVLAIFTCAESCSLGSGYAEEFVWKQDVTDTP
- the PDCD2 gene encoding programmed cell death protein 2 isoform X2 produces the protein MAALRSAAVELGFAEEAPAWRLRSEQFPSKVGGRPAWLGAAGLPGPGALACGLCGRPLAFLLQVYAPLTGRADAFHRSLFLFCCREPPCCAGLRVFRNQLPRKNDFYSYDPPPEDPPPGTGDSVCLQLKSGAHLCRVCGCLGPKACSRCHKAHYCSREHQALDWRMGHKQACAQPDQLDHIVPDHKFLFPEFEIVIETEDEITPEVVEKEDDSEIVESMGEALEEELDSMAKHESQEDKIFQKFKTQISVEPEQILRYGRGITPIWISGEKIPQEKDIPDCPCGAKRILEFQMKK